The Cryptomeria japonica chromosome 6, Sugi_1.0, whole genome shotgun sequence genomic interval TTATAAATATGTTTTTAATATTTCCCTCACCCACCATTtattctcattggttgaatttgaaatgacAAATAAAAATATAACCTAACGTGGGTAGGTAAAATATATTCCCAaagggaatattttgattggttgttttGAGAGGCTAGGGTTTTGGGGTTTTGGGCTTTTGAAGGTTTTTTATTTTGCTGCCTATGTATGTTGTCGGGTTACACTCTTTTGAATCTTCTCTGCAAGTTTGTTTTTGAACTTGGATTTTggctttgggagattgttggattttgttGGGCACTTCTACAACTTTTCTTTCATTACTTCTGGTTGGAGGTTGGTGGAGCCCTTCTCTTTTATACTCTAGTTTTTTTCGTTTTCCTGTATGAGTTGTGTCTATAGTTTGTATGCGGGTGTTTTGggagaataatttttattttattaggaAGGAAATATTTCATGGGAAAATCTATGTTATATAGTTACTTTAGCTTTTGGAGAAAAATTTGTTATTGTTGCTCTGAGTTTTTGGGTTTTGTCATGAACACACATCTCTGCACATTGTCTTCTATGATGAAATCTTACTTCCTTACTGTGTGAGCATGTTGATTTGTTTAAGAGGGCATTTGATTTCCTTTAGGTCTATGATTGCTTTGTGAATGTTATTTTGGATTTATTAAACCCTTTATGAGTTTTTCCTGAGTGCATTCTGAGTCTGTAGCCGTGGCATTGTGCTTCAATATATTTCATTATAGTGTAcgattttttgttatttttatttcattcatttcATATCGTTTAGGCATTCCTTTTAAGCCCTTATTTGTAAGTTTTTGTGATGCCTTTGATTTTATATCCCTGTCAAAAATTTCATCTTTCCATGTCTAAGTCTGAAGTAAATGCACTATAACAACATATGCGTTATTTCTGTTTGTAAATGTGAGTTTACTTTTCGTATATGCGTTGCACTGTGTCTCGTTTGCACTGTCTGATTTGGTATATGCGTTGTAACTTGATGTACATGCAATTTTGTATCTGTTGAATGCGCTATATGTATTTGTAAATTAGCTATTCCTTAACAAATGCAATGTAACCTGTATCAAATGCAATGCAAAAACTTGTAAATGTGTTGAAGGGTTCAGTAAAGGTGTTGCAGGGTTTAGAAAATGCGCTACTCTGCATGGTAAATGCACTAAACTGCCTGTGTTAGATATTTTGATCAATTTTCTCAGTATGTCTTAGTTTTCTGGATTTGAtgttgtaccagaggctttatggAGGTCTGTTGATGTTTTCCAGTATTACATTTTATTAGATTTGATGATCTTTTTGTGGTTTTTCCTTCTATATGTTCATGTACTTCATTATTGTAGTTTTGTGCTCTCTTTCATGTTGAGAAGCCATGATAGAGAGGGTTTCTTTAATGCTTTTAAACCAACAAGTTGATGTGCCTTGCTGCTAGTATTCATTTCATATGATTGACAGATTTGATTGCCTTTATATGGCTTGATGTGTTACTATGCTATGAGGGTTATTTTTGGTTTACTTGTTATTGTAGTCATTGGATATTCATGTTTGTGTCATGGCTGCATGCTGTGCTCATGGGCTTTAGATTTACATATTGTATCAGAGCCTCTTGTTGTGATTTTGTtttgggaacatgttagggggagtgggcttccatgtgatgagcggggtcatgagagataggcagTGAATTGATAAGCCTTTCGTCTAGATCGCCAAGccacattggaagttttccttatttataaacaagtgataacatttaTAATGAAtaagatgggttgggtaattaggattcacctaatcaagataattgATAGTTGAGCCCCAatacttgatcctagggaggatgttttaggataagcttgggaaggtcATTGCggtggcaagtcaatctcccttgattctctcataggttgacaTAGCTCCCCATATCTATTggggttgtagacacctaaaaatgtctcattgatcatgtactaattattcatctaattgattaaataattcattaattatttaattaagctaattaatcttatttttctaatctcatatatcttcttcatcttactaattttgtatttttaattctacatcatttaatcatttaaatcattttctaacattaattaaatatttattatttaattaattatgattttaacccttcaatttaaataatctttattatttaaataaattcatttttaatgtatatctctattcaattaatcattaacccttttctaaatattaattaaatattaattatttaattaattgtgattttcatcctttaatttaaataatatttaatatttaattaaattcaatttcttaataattaaattatttctttaaattattttattaactaattaatttcatttaattttatatttcttctaatttcattcaatatcatatttcttctaatttcatttaatttcacatttcttctaatttcatttaatttcacatttcttcttaatttcgtctaatttcaaatacatgtgcatgatttcaaaaatcaaattgaaaatcaaagtcaatttCTAAATACATTCAgataacaaattgaattaaaataaattcaatattttaattaaatctcatgcaaatattaaattgaaaatcaatttcaaagtgcaagcacatgctaaattaattaactcaatcaattaattaattaattcaattatcttttcaattcctatttctatcttttagttaccttttttctaaataaagctctcaatcagctttcaatcagttaactatttcatcctctttatttcctccaatcattctttttcgtctttcaatcaacttttttctcaatcagttaactcatttatctattcaatcaattgagttccacctccaaatcagcagttcaactatcaatcaacatgtgagctcacttgtgttccacctcttgatcaatctgttccacctctcaatcaatcctctccaataatctataaattgagcattcaatctccattttcaacaatcacaaactttgaatctttgtgtcatttgcaggttgcttgtGCGATagctgagagccatcataccacaaaaaagagaagaacaatggaagctacatgtactcatggaatagggagttttaattgatttattttgcattcctatttgcttgattctATCATTTCATTGATTTTGTTTAGAATtgtttgattagatagggatttgtgatttccctctatttctaattgaatttaatgatgaattttagcatacatattttggtgaacctgacgtgaatcaacaactaattaaccttatctatttctgtgtgatttttgcaggtcgtacaaatttttcatttttttttgtaggttttgtatGGATTGCAAAGCGGATTCAACAATCATGCAATCGTGTTTACAAAATCATCCAATTGCATAGACAGGATCACACATTTGTGTGGAACCCATCACACAATTGTCTTTATCTTATCATGCAATCGACCAAGCATCGTTACACATTCGATGGAAATATTTATGCATCTTGTTTGTCTTATTTTTATGAGATTCGCACTTGGAATTAAAATGGAGGAAAATGAGATCCCTTGACTAATCAATGCAACCTAAAAGATCTCAATCCTTCATGAAATTAGAACATAAATAGGCCTAGATATTTTTGCATAGGAAGGGATAAACAATGGGATTTTATTCCTTCATTCCAAAATATAAAGGTTatgaattgtgtgtgtgtgtgtgtacgcacTATGCTAACAATGACTAGAATGACTAAGCTTCACATAATGCAGAAAACATAACATTAAAAAAAAGAGTATTATGTATTTAGAATGTGAAAATAGAGAAGAACTTGAAAAAAAAATCTAGAGTTGATTGTTCTAGGAAGAAGCATTCAACACCCATGTTTGAAGGTGATGGATGCTCAAGAGATAGCTAGAGATTGTCTTAGGAAGTTCTACATGGTTGTCTCCTAAAAAATAGGGCAAAACTAGTAAGACAAAGGAGTTGGGTCATCTATTCATGAGGTTTTCATCTATTCAAAGTGTGGAAATGTTAGTCAGTGTCTTCTATTCTTTTCTATAACTTTTAGTTGTCGAATCTAAATCTAGATGCACAAAAAATTGGGAAAATGGTTGTGCTATATAGGGACTTGCCTAAGTCAAATGCTATATTGGTATTCCCACATCCACAATGAAAATTATAAAATAGAGTGTGTTCTCTCACAAGGACAAAGGCTAAATCAATGATAAATGCTTAAACAACAAGATTATCTTACATATGAAACCAACTTATGGAGCGTCACATAAGgcggtgatgcaatgctcttttggaattcctataCTTGTGTTGGTGTAATAACATAGTGACAAAAAATAATTGAGAAACACGAACCAATACTTAGTGTATATTTACTATGATGAAATTGCACATGTAAAGTGCTTGTAGTTTGCTACTCTATATTTTATACCTCATTCCTTGTATGATCTTTCTCTAGTCTACTTGTTATGAAGGATAAAAGATGCTCTTTATATATGAATCTCAAAGGTTATGTTAGGTTTAAGCCAACAAACAAAAATCAATACAAAGATTGAGACTAGATCACCAAAGACAAAGGAAGATACTCGTAACACCTCAAATTCAACCTGTTTCAGTTGGACTAGGGCAGTAGATCCCTATGTCCACCCGAAAATGGGCCTCCAAAagtgagaaccaagcattgaggcCCTTAATATAGGACCTAGTTTTAAATTTCATAGTTGATGAATAGTTTAACAATAGGATCATTGGTAAAGTTTTAGAATACATAAAGTGTAAATGGTCTTAAAATGAACTAGGGGAAGACACTAGAAAAGTGCAAAATAAAGCATGAAATTTTTAAGGTTAACAATTTGCAATGCTTTATTTAGTCCCCGCTTTAATGGGGTATGAACTTATTCTCATACTCATAGTAAATGAAAGAGTAGCCAAGGGTAAGACACCTAAAAGATAGGATGAAACCAATTTGAAGGATCCATAAGCCCCCTAACTTAGGATCTTATCAACACATGGTGTCACACACACAAAGCATGCAAAACAATCATATGCACATATGCAAGACACATTTCAAGCATATGATATACATAAAATGagcaaaaaaaataaagaaagcataagacactgtagtgtcataaaattgcaacccctgcaattttaaccacatttggggtcctcaccttggcgatgacatctccttccttaaccgaGACCTATTTCTGTATTTCTAACCCTTtacccttcctccttcatgtcttgtatttGCTCTAGAACttgtctaggccccaaaataggtcaggacaggggcgtggcacccctaacCCCATAagaaaggggcatggcacccttctccccctaggacagtggtgtggtacccctatccccacctcctagggtggtcctatgtgtgggttgcccgatctcctatgcattatttgtctttggggtttgttattcctctttgttggccttcggtggttgaaaactaatccttgaggcatgtataaaagggaattcaataccctcattcaaggatggaTGGATAGCATATAGATGGATAGCAGAGGATAAGAgataaagagcataaggagaaaatacaagatttcaaggtcattatcaagcattcaggcattcaagtcttcttcattcatccattggagcaacattacaacattcatttgcaagcatgtgtgtgtgttaaggtcttgtcatgttacatgccatttcattaaacatttatgattacattcaagaagcaaagcaatcgtcatcaacaagttgtagatctacaaggtatacatctccattgtttacattcaagcatttgtaattactttttttctaagttgattcctcaatcggggtttgactgaggcaaacccctatccacaacccctctttcttctcctttccatgtgtaggttgcaggtgcacaactgtaattgcaggtttggatttcatttgtagagatggaagaacccttttcatttcacagattttgtggcggaccatgtacattcctccCACGGTCtagacaacttttctccaaatttgcaggatagGTCCGCGTCAGTTTAATTAGCTTAGATCTAAAATTACAACGCGATCGCGAACTGgaagcacctcatttcactcatttcctctctcttttccacatagtcaacaagtcaattttctcatttacaaaagagggtaaatcacactttaaCCACTTGCAATCCACACATAATTCAAATCCTTgtttctcttggatttggatctagtggattcaacccctcttttgaatgtaaagttcctctccaagtgaaaatcatcctagtggcttcctttctctctcctaggtggggagtcactaggatccaatttctCACTTTACAAACACCAAGTAGATAGTAAACATGAAACAAACATGAAGAATATAACAAATACAAAGCACAAATTGAGTATACAAAGGGTCTAAGTCATCTAGGTGAAGAGACCTCAACATAAAGGTTGTCTCAACCACTAAGTATCATCCCCAGAATGCTATTGCAAAAATACAAATAGACTTTTAGAAAGAAGCAAGAGCATACACTAATAAACAAGGTTTAATGGTCCACAaagtagcaagttgtgttatgctatagGTTCATAGACATTCTAAGCTACAAGAATTCCATTGGCCAACAATTTATGTTATGTTGAGTAATTCATGTATATCTTAAATGTTACATATTCCATTGACCAACAAATTGTGTTATGTTCGCTGATCCATATATCATACTTTTGCTCTTTTACTAGGATCAAGTAGATCAAACAAGCTCATACATCACTAGCAAGTTGCATTATGCTAGTGTATATTGAAACATATTGAAATGGCTATAGACTCATAGAAACTTTAGATCTGCTACACACAATTCTATAGTGTATATTGTCATCTTTTTCACTAGTCTCCTCGCAGTGCGCTAAAGACGACTGTGACTATGATTTAGCATGTTTAGTCATATCGTGGATGAAAGTGTTTATGTTGTTAAAAGAAGAACCTCCTGCCATCACTGCTTTCGTTGCGGCCTCTTTCAGCTCCTTGGCTTTCTTCTGCAACTCCTCACTCTCCATCACCCTCACCACTGCACTCTTTATCTCTTCCCTTCTCACCAACCTCTCATCGTCCACATCCACATCCTTAAAGTCTAAGCCAACCTTCCATATTTCTTTAGTGAATCTGCAATTGAGGAACTGATCTCCGAAATAAGGCCAACCCAGCATGGGTACTCCCATGCTTATGCTCTCCAGGGTCGAATTCCACCCGCTATGCGTCAGAAACCCTCCCACCGAAGGATGCGCAAGAACCTTCGATTGCGGCGTCCATTTCACAAACAACGCTCGATCTTTGATTCGCTCTTCGAATCCCTCAGGCAAAACAGCAGCCTGCCCCTGAGCAATATCAGAGCGAAGAACCCACAAAAAGGCATGCCCACTCTGTTCCAGACCCAGCGCGAGCTCATCCAACTGCTCTTGCGATTTGAGGGCCAAGCTGCCAAAGGAAACATACAACACAGAGCGCGGGCGTTGTTTGTCGAGCCAGTGCAAGCAGCTATTGTCTTCCTCCCACATGGACATGTTGCTCAGCTTTGAGTTCTCCCCTCGTAAAAAGTTAGGGAGAAACAAAGGACCTATTGACAGAGACGGACACCCTTTGTTGGAAAGCGCCGCCGCCGCCTCTCTTCCTTCCAATTCCTCGAAGGTGTTGACAAGCACATAGTCCCCCGTGTCAGACATTCGTGATTCAAGCAGCAGCGCTTGGTGAATGGGATCCGATGTAAACTGCTCGCGGTAGAACGATATGAGATCGCTAGGCCATAGAGCTGGTATATTCCCGGGCAGAGTAGTGATCATTTTCTCCGGACGGTTTCCTTCGCTCACTGGAACCACAGAACATTCAAGCTGTTAATCCTCAAAGTTCAAACTACAGAAAAACAATAATTTTAAGTTAATATTAAAAGTAGAGCAGAAGAATACGCTTGACAGGAATGTGGCCCTGGGAAAAGAGAGAATAAGCGTATTTCTGAGCAATAGAGGCAGCGGCACAAAAAGGCCAGAAGACGACTCTTGGCACTTGCATATTGGTGGCCACCGATACGGTGCACGACATGACACCGTCTGTTACGATGCAGGTGACGGGTGGAATGCCATTCCTACTGTAAGTGCGGAGGAGGGCCTCCAAGGCGTCTCCACGCTTTGCCAGGGCTGTAATAAGCTCGCCCAGTTGGGAGGTGCGGCCATGCTCTGGTGGTAAGCTGTCCGGAAATGACAAAAATGGGAAATTGGGTCTGGAGTGATGTAGTTGCGACTTGTGCTTTGCACTTCCAAACATGCGTTTCTCAGTCCATTCTGTGTTGACGAAAGTGATGAAAAAGCCCCGTGCGGCCAAGAGATCGGCGAGATGTATCATAGCGTTGACGTGACCCTGCGCAGGAAAGGGCACCAAAACTGCGTGCACAGTGACATCGTTTACACCGTTCATTGTCATTCTCAAGTGGGCAACGAATTCAGTGGAAAAGAATGCCACAAGTGACCCTCTTGGCTTCTCAGCAACGATTTATAACGATTTATAAGGATTGCAGGCTCAAGCAAATCTTGTTTAAATCAAGCCGCTTGTTCCTGATATTCAATCACTGATGACTCAAAATTAAGTGTGCACGTTCGTCATCTGTACATAGTATAGCAATAAATTCAACCCGGTGGTCCTTGCCcttgttatttattatttatagttTCTTAAGGGGTTTTGGGAGGCCCACtacagaaaatataaaaaaaagaaaaaatgattgcAATCTTTGAGGGCGGCTGATGATTTAATTGTCTACCTAACTACAATCTTGGAGTTACGCGTATTATTGaaaataaatttagtttttttgTACTAGAATTATATACTTTGATTATCACGTTTGGATTAAAATATTCGTCACGAAATTATTTGGCAGTCAGCGACAAATTTTGAACGTTTGGTGTGGAGTGTGGACAACGTCAAGGCAAAGGGAAATGGCATTTCAAAGGTTTGTCTATAAGAAAATATTATGCTTACAtatctttttatatatatttaattcatttaagttTATTGAATACAATTAATTAGTATAAAGAGGGGCAAGGGTTACATTGGTAGAgaattatataaattaatatgaAGAGAACACAATTTTGTATATGCATAACAGATatacttaaattaattaaaattgataTGATTTCAATTGGTTGTGCTCTGGCAATGACTTTTGGATGCTTGTGACCGTTTGAAGTGCTCTGCTAGTGTTTGGTCGCTCGTGCGACTGTAAGATTGTGGGCAAGTTGTGCCCCTGCGGCATGAAGTCGTCTGCAGGGGATCCGGGGGGAGGATCTTCCCGTCCTGACAAAGTTCCAGTGCCCTCCACCTGTCCTCCCTCGACGGATCCGACTGTGGACGAGGTGATGGAGGAAACAAATGGAAATGAATGCGAGAAGGTAGGTAAAACGACTGGCGGCTCCTCAAATGACCCCAAGCCTAGGTCATTTGCGGATGCTGTGAGTCAATCTGCAGGTTGCAACCCACAAGCCAGGTTTGATGCTGTTAACCCTAGGCCGAATGAGGAGATCGCAGGATATGGTAAGAACTCTTCGGCTCCCCTTGCATCCTTTTCTGTTGCTCCAAATCTTGAGATGCTGAATGAAATTGTTAATGAGAAGGCTAGATTGTGTGATACAGCTATTTTCTTTTCTGCTACGGAGGTGGAAAAGTGCCCTCCGAGAAAGTTTATGGATGACtggtttcaaaaattttggaatcaTAAGTTAGGGTTTCGCATTTCTTTCTGTAGACAATTGCAGAGAGGGTTATTTGTGGTTTTCTTTGCTAGCCCAGAAGCCCAAAAGGAAGTGGTTAAGAGGCAATATTGGCTCGTGGGTTCTACCTCCTTCAGGGCGTTAGCCTGGTCTCCGGAGGTTACACATGAGGAGGTGCTTGCTCTTGCAGCGCCTAGATGGATTTTAGTCAAAAATGTGCCCCCCTTCCTGTGGAAATTTTTGCCCCAACTATTGGAGCCCCTCGGCAGGACCATAAGAATGGACGATTCGGTGAAGTTAGTCCCGCACATGGATGCTCGCATGCTTGTTTCATTTCTTCCTGGTTGTGAGGTGCCTGATTGTATCTCTGTTGATTTGGTTGAAGAAATTGTTGTTTGCCCCCTGGAGGTTCTGGGTGGGCTCAATGCTTGTTTCCTGTGTCGTAAGGAAGGGCATCGCAGGAAGGACTACCCTATTATCAAAAAAAATCCTCTAAATAAGCAGAAAGTTGTTAATGAAGCCTCGGCTCCCAAACCCTCGCAGCCGCAAAATGGTGTCTCCTCGTCGGTCTCTGCTACACCCACTAACCCTAAGGATGTTGTCGAGAACCCTAATCTCCCGAACCCTCCTGCTATGCCTAGGGTTTCGTCAAAAGTTGCTAGTGAGAAAATTAATAGTGACGATTCCACCATTATAGGTCAGCTCATTTCTCATGATTCTAGTGCTACTTTTGACCCTATTTTGGGTGATGGTTTTGTTGTAGTCCACTCCAAGAAGAAACGCAAAGGTATGCACCTCTCTCAGCAAGATAAGACTCCGCAAGCCCGTGTTTCACCTTCTAAGCCCTCTTCTCCCCCAGTGCTTAATTCTATTAGTCTCAATCATGATACATCGAGAGGTAATGTTGATTCAAGTTCGTCCTCGCGTGCTGGTTATGACTGTGTTCGGCCGGCCCACAATGGTGTTGGTAAGATAAGATCGCAGAAGGTCTTCAAGGAAATTGAGGACGACTGTGTTCTTGAGGTCATCCCTGCCGAGGAGCTCCAACAGTGCTTGCCTTCCTTCTCAGTGTTTGAAAATGATCCTGCCGAGGGGCTCCAACAGTTGGGGCACTGCAAGGAAGTTGATGCGTTTGCTATTTTAGCTAAGGTTTCTCAATGATTTGTttatcttggaatgtgaggggGCTTGAATCTCCTGACAGGAAATTCGTGGTTAAAAGACTTTTGTCTTCTGTTCAGCATGTTGATTTTTTGATGCTTCAAGAAGTTAAGGCCACTGATTTCATGTTAGACACTAGTCTTAATTTTATTTGGAAAGATGCTGTGAAGTTTACCTCGAACCATGTCAGAGGTAAAGGGGGAGTTGCTCTCCTTATTGATCAAAAGTGGAAAAAGTTTATTGTCAGTCATGGATGCTCTCCTTGTAAGAGAGCTGTGTGGTGCACTGTTGAATGTGATAACTGCTCTTTTGGCATTTGTACTATATATGCCCCTAATGACTCCTGTGATAGAAGTAATTTGTGGAGTTGGCTGAACTCTCTTCCGGACATCCCCTGGCTTTTTGGGGGGGATTTCAATATGATTGAGACTCAGGAGGATAAAATTGGAGGTCACCCTATGAAATGGAATGAGAATGAGTATGTTTTATGGAATAGGTTAGTTTATAACAAGAACCTGTTTGACTCGTTAGCTGGGAATAAAGCTGTCCACCATGGTCTCTGGCATACTTGGTGTAATTTTCAACAGGGGCAAGCTAGAATCTACTCCAGGTTGGACCGTTTCTATGCCAATAAGCATTTCTTTTCCTTCATTCCTTTTGGTGAAGATAACATTATTAGAACCATTGCTACCTCCCTTTCTGATCATCATCCTATTGTGGCCAATGTCAACTATATCTCTGCTCCCAGGCATACCAGGAATAGAAATTATAAGTTTATTTTGAATTCTAGCTTGCTCTCTGATGAAGATGTGCTTAATGCCCTCCTTATTATTAGGGGCATTAATAAACTTAGTATGCAGCAtttatctcatttggatagatggctGCATAACATGTCTACCTGGAAGAAATTTCTTCAAACTATTGGCCAGAAAAAAGCTAAAGATTACCGTTATGTTGAGAAGTTGTTATGTTCCAATCTTCAGGAGGCTGAGAATAATATTCAAAACAATAGGTCTGACCCTGATCGGCTAACCCAACTTATGGCTGCTAAAGACGCTCTCAGTTCTCATCAGCAGTTTAGGATCAAGGGCGCGAGACTTCGTGCCAGAGCTAATTGGCTTCATGCTGGTGATAGAGGAACTAAATTTTTCTTCAATCTGCTTAGAAATAAACATTGTAAAGAGTCGGTTGATAAACTTATGGTTGACAATCAGGATATTTTTGACCCAGTCAACATTGCCAATGCCTTTGCTGAGTTTTACAGAGCTCTGTTCTCTTCCGAAGACTCTCAGGAAGCTGAAGCTGCTAGGAATAAGTGTAAACCACTTATTCCTAGGAAGCTTGATCCTAGTGACATTCTTAAACTTTCTAAGTCTATtactattgaagaaattgagaatGCAATTAAAAATCTCTGCAATGAAAAGGCTCCGGGCCCTGATGGTTTCCCGGTTGAATTTTACAAGGCTAACTCTAGTTGGATTTGCAAGGATCTTCTTGACCTGTTCAATGAAGCCATAGAGAACGGATCTTAAGGTCCGGAGATTAATAAAGGCATTATCAGACTTCTTCCTAAGGAAGGGAACAAGGCTCTCATTAAGAACTGGAGGCCTATCACTCTACTCAATGTCTCCTACAAAATATTAGCGAAGGTCTTGGCCCTGAGACTGGTGGATATCCTCCCTAAGTTTATTTGTCCGACTCAAACTGGCTTTATTAAGGGGAGGTATATTTTGGAGAATTTGATCACTAGTTGGGAGGCTATGGAGTGGGCTAAGTGCTCCAATCA includes:
- the LOC131068702 gene encoding linamarin synthase 1-like, which produces MNGVNDVTVHAVLVPFPAQGHVNAMIHLADLLAARGFFITFVNTEWTEKRMFGSAKHKSQLHHSRPNFPFLSFPDSLPPEHGRTSQLGELITALAKRGDALEALLRTYSRNGIPPVTCIVTDGVMSCTVSVATNMQVPRVVFWPFCAAASIAQKYAYSLFSQGHIPVKLSEGNRPEKMITTLPGNIPALWPSDLISFYREQFTSDPIHQALLLESRMSDTGDYVLVNTFEELEGREAAAALSNKGCPSLSIGPLFLPNFLRGENSKLSNMSMWEEDNSCLHWLDKQRPRSVLYVSFGSLALKSQEQLDELALGLEQSGHAFLWVLRSDIAQGQAAVLPEGFEERIKDRALFVKWTPQSKVLAHPSVGGFLTHSGWNSTLESISMGVPMLGWPYFGDQFLNCRFTKEIWKVGLDFKDVDVDDERLVRREEIKSAVVRVMESEELQKKAKELKEAATKAVMAGGSSFNNINTFIHDMTKHAKS